One part of the Longimicrobiales bacterium genome encodes these proteins:
- a CDS encoding helical backbone metal receptor, translating into MGCGSEGTSSRRPASDIVVVDDAGRTVALDSAARRVISMIPAQTEIVAILAGPSVLVARTRWDMDPRLAHLPSIGNALTPSVEWLAARQPDLVIAWPDAQSRDVVQRLGDIGIPVYASRVESVAQIHSMIERLGVLLGADARADSLIDAIDDSLAAVRAAVAGRTAPRVLYLLSADPPMIAGPGTFVDDLVTIAGGENVFADMQQLWPQVSLEEIVRRQPDVIIRPSDRALDDPLAGLAGAPGWREVAAVRNARVYAVDPDLYNRAGATVGAAARGLAERIHAAAGQ; encoded by the coding sequence ATGGGATGCGGCAGCGAGGGCACCAGTTCACGGCGCCCTGCGTCCGATATCGTCGTCGTCGACGATGCGGGCAGGACGGTGGCGCTCGACAGCGCCGCGCGCCGCGTCATCTCCATGATCCCCGCCCAGACCGAGATCGTCGCGATCCTCGCCGGCCCCTCAGTACTGGTGGCCCGTACGCGCTGGGACATGGATCCGCGCCTCGCGCATCTCCCATCGATCGGTAACGCGCTCACGCCGAGTGTCGAGTGGCTGGCGGCCCGGCAACCGGATCTCGTGATCGCATGGCCGGACGCGCAGTCGCGTGACGTGGTGCAGCGTCTGGGTGACATCGGCATCCCGGTCTATGCGTCGCGTGTGGAATCGGTCGCGCAGATCCATTCGATGATCGAGCGGCTGGGAGTGCTGCTCGGTGCCGACGCCCGCGCCGATTCCCTCATCGATGCGATCGATGACTCTCTCGCCGCGGTGCGTGCGGCTGTCGCCGGTCGGACGGCGCCCCGCGTGCTTTACCTCCTCTCCGCCGACCCGCCCATGATCGCGGGGCCCGGCACATTCGTGGATGACCTCGTAACGATCGCCGGCGGCGAGAACGTGTTCGCCGACATGCAGCAGCTGTGGCCGCAGGTGTCGCTCGAGGAGATCGTGCGCCGGCAGCCGGACGTGATCATCCGTCCGAGCGACCGCGCGCTCGACGACCCGCTCGCCGGCCTCGCCGGTGCACCCGGCTGGCGCGAGGTGGCTGCGGTGCGGAATGCACGCGTGTACGCGGTCGATCCGGACCTCTACAACCG
- a CDS encoding flavin reductase family protein, which produces MKPGPTEFRYVLGHWSTGVAIVTTLTRSGGPCGLTANAIAAVSLTPPLVLACVERGADTHEALRHAGVFSINILAAGSEAMARRFAGDDAGGKFAGVSFHTEASGAPVLDEALAWVDCRVHADYDGGDHTIFVGEVLGAGTRDGEPLLYHRGRYSRLAE; this is translated from the coding sequence GTGAAACCTGGTCCGACAGAGTTCCGGTATGTCCTCGGCCACTGGAGCACGGGAGTGGCGATCGTCACCACGCTGACCCGCTCCGGCGGCCCATGCGGGCTGACCGCGAACGCCATTGCCGCCGTGTCCCTGACACCCCCTCTCGTGCTGGCCTGCGTGGAGCGTGGCGCTGATACGCACGAGGCGCTGCGTCATGCGGGCGTGTTCTCGATCAACATTCTGGCGGCCGGCAGTGAGGCGATGGCCCGCCGGTTCGCCGGGGACGATGCCGGCGGGAAGTTCGCTGGTGTGTCGTTCCATACGGAGGCGAGCGGTGCGCCCGTGCTCGATGAGGCGCTCGCCTGGGTCGACTGCCGGGTTCATGCGGACTATGACGGCGGCGATCATACGATCTTCGTGGGCGAAGTGCTCGGCGCCGGCACGCGCGACGGTGAGCCGCTGCTCTACCATCGCGGCCGCTATAGCCGGCTGGCGGAATGA
- a CDS encoding SDR family oxidoreductase, giving the protein MTAARGRGRTLAALAVGVTLGAAASAGTALLLYTGQGFLRAAGLLVSSTMMAIAAGLWAGTPEAGRARAVRTRLRWVGFIVALIAGGMLTALWGARPPLRELAWGGALSVLLALALPGYAGGALLAGLHARDRSVGAGAVAAAAVAGSAFGILLAATVLIPNLEPYGVYYGGAVLLALVSIVDRGGASLSSGTGDVHMINRVAIVTGAADRGQLGYVIARRFLDAGARVVISARSDALDETAQTLTPHGDVLAVRADLTSDEDVAHLIEATQERFGRLDAVINVAGGLSVNATVEDTTPEEWQREIERNAGTALRLSRAALPLLRESRGSIVNFAAPAATRAVAKLAAYSAAKAAVVALTRSLAIEEKANGVRVNAIAPGLMDTDQNRADMGEDVTYVGRDDVATVALFLAGPGSRGITGETVQVLGETIR; this is encoded by the coding sequence ATGACGGCAGCGCGAGGACGCGGCCGCACGCTTGCGGCGCTGGCTGTCGGAGTCACTCTCGGAGCCGCGGCGAGCGCGGGGACTGCGCTGCTGCTCTACACCGGTCAGGGCTTCCTGCGGGCGGCCGGACTGCTGGTATCCTCCACGATGATGGCCATCGCCGCGGGCCTGTGGGCGGGAACGCCTGAGGCCGGGCGCGCGAGGGCCGTCAGGACGCGCCTGCGATGGGTGGGGTTCATCGTCGCACTCATCGCGGGTGGCATGCTGACCGCCCTGTGGGGCGCGCGCCCGCCGCTGCGGGAGCTGGCGTGGGGCGGCGCGCTGTCGGTGCTCCTCGCACTCGCGCTGCCGGGTTATGCGGGCGGTGCGTTGCTGGCGGGTCTGCACGCACGCGACCGAAGCGTCGGCGCGGGCGCAGTCGCGGCCGCCGCGGTGGCAGGCAGCGCGTTCGGTATCCTGCTCGCCGCGACCGTTCTCATCCCCAACCTGGAACCTTACGGCGTCTATTACGGTGGCGCCGTCCTGCTCGCGCTCGTGTCGATCGTCGATCGCGGAGGGGCGTCGTTGTCGAGCGGAACCGGAGATGTGCACATGATCAACCGCGTAGCCATCGTGACGGGCGCCGCCGATCGCGGCCAGCTGGGATACGTCATCGCCCGCAGGTTCCTCGACGCCGGTGCGCGCGTCGTCATCAGCGCACGGTCGGACGCGCTCGATGAGACCGCGCAGACTCTGACGCCCCACGGTGACGTGCTGGCGGTACGCGCCGATCTCACGAGCGATGAGGATGTCGCGCACCTGATCGAGGCTACGCAGGAGCGGTTCGGCCGGCTCGACGCGGTGATCAACGTTGCTGGCGGTCTGTCCGTGAACGCGACGGTGGAGGACACGACGCCGGAGGAGTGGCAGCGTGAAATCGAGCGGAACGCTGGCACCGCGCTGCGGCTGTCGCGCGCTGCACTGCCGCTTCTGCGCGAGAGCCGCGGCTCGATCGTCAACTTCGCGGCGCCCGCCGCAACGCGCGCAGTGGCGAAGCTCGCCGCATACAGTGCCGCGAAAGCGGCAGTCGTCGCGCTCACCCGCTCCCTTGCCATCGAGGAGAAGGCGAACGGCGTACGCGTGAACGCCATCGCGCCCGGCCTGATGGATACGGATCAGAATCGCGCGGACATGGGAGAGGATGTGACGTATGTCGGTCGCGATGATGTGGCGACCGTCGCGCTGTTCCTCGCCGGGCCCGGCTCCCGCGGTATCACCGGCGAGACCGTTCAGGTGCTGGGCGAGACGATCCGCTGA
- a CDS encoding DMT family transporter, with translation MDRAGQQALLLRSRPVVGAALVLSAASLWATFGIFAKYLYQAGLEPLEVASARAGVAFAAVLLIALARRLRGVRVPLRSMPFFAAYGIAGFALFGLLFLAALQRTTVSIAVALLYTAPAFVVLMSVVLWRERFGRLRMISLGLALTGVMLVTGAAQAVLRGTAALPFPALLFGLGSGLGYALYTLFSKVASERYGPVASVFWSFAFAAASLGILASPVTPFLRAPDQAVLLIGLGIVPTLLPYALYITALKHLRASTAAMLASIEPGIAALLAAVLLGERLEALQMIGMGLVVCAAVLLARQASTTDQRIVSPST, from the coding sequence GTGGATCGAGCTGGCCAACAAGCGCTACTTCTCCGAAGTCGGCCAGTAGTCGGCGCGGCGCTCGTACTGAGCGCCGCGTCCCTCTGGGCCACGTTCGGCATCTTCGCGAAGTACCTCTACCAGGCGGGACTCGAGCCTCTCGAGGTTGCCAGCGCACGTGCCGGCGTCGCCTTTGCCGCAGTCCTGCTGATCGCTCTGGCACGCCGGCTGCGCGGCGTGCGCGTGCCGCTGCGCTCGATGCCCTTTTTCGCCGCGTACGGCATTGCCGGCTTCGCCCTCTTCGGGCTGCTCTTCCTCGCCGCGCTCCAGCGCACCACCGTATCGATCGCGGTCGCGCTTCTCTACACCGCGCCGGCTTTCGTCGTGCTGATGTCCGTCGTGCTGTGGCGCGAGCGCTTCGGACGGCTCCGCATGATCTCGCTCGGCCTCGCCCTCACCGGCGTGATGCTCGTGACGGGGGCCGCGCAGGCCGTTCTGCGCGGCACAGCCGCCCTGCCCTTCCCGGCACTTCTGTTCGGTCTGGGATCCGGACTGGGCTACGCGCTCTACACGCTTTTCAGCAAGGTCGCCAGTGAGCGTTACGGCCCCGTCGCCTCGGTGTTCTGGTCCTTCGCGTTCGCGGCGGCTTCGCTCGGAATACTCGCCTCACCCGTGACGCCGTTCCTGCGCGCGCCCGACCAGGCGGTGCTGCTCATCGGACTCGGCATTGTGCCGACCCTGCTGCCGTACGCCCTCTATATCACCGCGCTGAAGCATCTTCGCGCCAGCACGGCTGCAATGCTGGCATCGATCGAGCCGGGCATAGCAGCGCTGCTCGCCGCAGTGCTGCTCGGAGAGAGGCTGGAGGCACTCCAGATGATCGGCATGGGGCTGGTCGTGTGTGCCGCGGTGCTGCTGGCCCGGCAGGCGAGCACAACAGATCAGCGGATCGTCTCGCCCAGCACCTGA